In Falco cherrug isolate bFalChe1 chromosome 2, bFalChe1.pri, whole genome shotgun sequence, the following are encoded in one genomic region:
- the ETS2 gene encoding protein C-ets-2: MSDFGIRNMDQVAPVSNMYRGMLKRQPAFDTFDSSNSLFAGYFFSLNEDQTLQEVPTGFDSTSYETNNCELPLLTPCSKAVMSQALKDTFSGFTKEQCRLGIPNNPWLWTEQQVCQWLSWATNEFSLANVNFHQFLMSGQDLCNLGKERFLELAPDYVGDILWEHLEQMIKDSQEKTQDQYVENSHLTSVPHWVNNNSLTVNVDQNSYGVQMPGYPKALGYPKPSLLTDVCQTSTGPNLLSPEQEFSLFPKTQADTVGVNYCAVNQDFPRSNLNLLIDNSGKLREHESSDSGAESYESSDSMLQSWNSQSSLVDLQRVPSYESFEDDCSQSLCLSKPTMSFKDYIQERSDPVEQGKPVIPAAILAGFTGSGPIQLWQFLLELLTDKSCQSFISWTGDGWEFKLADPDEVARRWGRRKNKPKMNYEKLSRGLRYYYDKNIIHKTSGKRYVYRFVCDLQNLLGYTAEELHAMLGVQPDTED; this comes from the exons ATGAGTGATTTTGGGATCAGGAACATGGATCAAGTAGCTCCTGTGTCTAACATGTACAGAGGAATGCTCAAG CGTCAGCCAGCGTTTGACACCTTTGATAGCTCAAACTCTCTCTTTGCTGGATATTTTTTCTCACTAAATGAAGATCAAACCCTTCAGGAAGTGCCAACAGGATTTGATTCAACTTCATATG aGACGAACAACTGTGAATTGCCTCTGTTAACCCCATGCAGTAAGGCTGTGATGAGTCAAGCCTTGAAAGATACTTTCAGTGGTTTCACAAAGGAACAGTGTCGGCTGGGTATCCCAAATA ATCCCTGGCTGTGGACTGAACAGCAAGTGTGCCAATGGCTTTCATGGGCTACCAATGAGTTTAGCTTGGCAAATGTGAACTTCCATCAGTTTCTTATGAGTGGCCAAGACTTGTGCAACCTGGGCAAGGAGCGTTTCCTGGAACTGGCACCTGACTATGTGGGTGATATTCTGTGGGAACACCTGGAACAGATGATAAAAG acAGCCAAGAGAAAACACAGGACCAATATGTGGAGAACTCTCATCTCACCTCAGTTCCTCACTGGGTCAATAATAATTCCTTAA ctgttaaTGTAGATCAGAACTCCTATGGTGTGCAAATGCCTGGATACCCTAAAGCCCTTGGTTATCCCAAACCCAGTCTCCTGACTGATGTCTGTCAGACTTCCACAGGACCGAATCTCCTCAGTCCAGAACAAGAGTTTTCATTGTTCCCTAAAACCCAAGCAGATACTGTTGGTGTGAACTACTGTGCAGTAAATCAAGATTTCCCAAGAAGCAATCTGAACTTGCTTATAGATAATTCCG gTAAGCTTAGAGAACATGAATCTAGTGACAGTGGTGCAGAAAGTTATGAAAGCTCAGATTCGATGCTACAGTCCTGGAACAGCCAGTCGTCATTAGTGGATTTACAGCGTGTGCCATCCTATGAGAGTTTTGAAGATGACTGTAGCCAGTCATTGTGCCTGAGCAAACCTACAATGTCTTTCAAAGACTATATTCAAGAACGAAGTGATCCTGTAGAGCAAGGGAAACCAGTTATACCAGCAGCGATTCTAGCTGGCTTTACCG GCAGTGGACCTATACAGCTATGGCAGTTTCTTCTGGAGTTACTGACTGACAAGTCCTGTCAGTCATTCATTAGTTGGACAGGAGATGGTTGGGAATTTAAACTTGCTGACCCAGATGAG GTGGCAcggaggtggggaaggagaaaaaacaagccaaaaatgAACTATGAGAAGCTCAGCCGAGGCCTACGCTACTATTATGACAAGAACATCATCCACAAGACTTCAGGGAAACGCTATGTGTATCGCTTCGTGTGTGACCTGCAGAACCTGCTGGGGtacacagcagaagagctgcatGCAATGCTGGGGGTGCAGCCTGACACGGAGGACTGA